From Novipirellula artificiosorum, the proteins below share one genomic window:
- the nifH gene encoding nitrogenase iron protein, with translation MRKVAIYGKGGIGKSTTTQNTVAALAEMGKKVMVVGCDPKADSTRLLLHGLAQKSVLDTLREEGEDVELDDIRREGFGNTLCVESGGPEPGVGCAGRGIITSINMLEQLGAYEESEELDYSFYDVLGDVVCGGFAMPIREGKAQEIYIVCSGEMMAMYAANNICKGVMKFAESGGVRLGGLICNSRNVDNEKEMIDEFAKRLGTQMIHFVPRDNDVQRAEIRKMTVIDWNSTCNQADEYRALARNIDNNKMFVVPKPLQVEQLEELLMDFGILEGAA, from the coding sequence ATGCGTAAAGTCGCCATCTACGGTAAAGGCGGAATTGGAAAATCAACCACCACACAGAACACGGTCGCAGCGCTTGCTGAGATGGGAAAGAAAGTGATGGTGGTTGGCTGCGATCCCAAAGCGGACTCAACCCGGCTTCTACTTCACGGGCTGGCTCAAAAGAGCGTTTTGGATACGCTCCGCGAAGAAGGCGAAGACGTTGAATTGGATGACATCCGCCGCGAAGGCTTTGGCAACACGTTGTGCGTGGAATCAGGTGGCCCCGAGCCTGGCGTGGGTTGCGCCGGTCGTGGGATCATCACCTCGATCAACATGCTCGAACAACTTGGGGCCTATGAAGAAAGCGAAGAACTTGACTACTCGTTCTACGATGTGCTCGGGGATGTGGTTTGTGGTGGGTTTGCGATGCCCATCCGTGAAGGCAAGGCACAAGAGATCTACATCGTTTGCTCCGGTGAAATGATGGCGATGTACGCCGCGAACAATATCTGCAAAGGCGTCATGAAGTTTGCGGAATCCGGTGGCGTCCGTCTGGGAGGCTTGATCTGCAACAGCCGTAATGTGGACAACGAAAAGGAAATGATTGACGAGTTCGCCAAGCGATTGGGCACTCAGATGATTCACTTTGTCCCGCGAGACAACGATGTGCAACGCGCTGAGATCCGCAAGATGACCGTGATCGATTGGAACTCGACCTGCAACCAGGCCGACGAATATCGGGCGCTCGCTCGCAATATCGACAACAACAAAATGTTCGTCGTTCCGAAGCCGTTACAGGTTGAACAACTCGAAGAGCTGCTGATGGATTTCGGTATCCTCGAAGGTGCCGCGTAG
- a CDS encoding TOBE domain-containing protein, with protein sequence MKISARNQLQGKISKIEAGPINAKITLTLDSPPTLVAVVTKEAVEELELSEGGQACAIIKASSVLLAACDDAKCGCKH encoded by the coding sequence ATGAAAATTAGCGCACGCAACCAACTCCAGGGCAAGATCAGCAAGATCGAGGCTGGTCCGATTAACGCCAAGATTACCTTGACACTCGACTCCCCTCCGACGCTCGTCGCGGTCGTCACCAAAGAGGCTGTTGAGGAGCTCGAACTCAGCGAAGGTGGTCAAGCCTGTGCCATTATCAAAGCATCTTCGGTGCTGTTGGCTGCCTGCGATGACGCCAAATGCGGGTGTAAGCACTAG
- the nifK gene encoding nitrogenase molybdenum-iron protein subunit beta, with protein sequence MALLRHTTDDVIERQALTVNPAKTCQPIGAMYAALGIHRCLPHSHGSQGCCSYHRSTLSRHYKEPAMAATSSFTEGSSVFGGQANLLQAINTIFSVYDPDVIAVHTTCLSETIGDDIPQIAETANNKGLIPEGKKIIHANTPSYVGAHTTGFANMTKAMVDYFATSTTEEKVEGQINLIPGWVEPADMREMKRIVKMMGLEGITFPDTSDVLDAPLRAEYKMYPDGGTTVEQLAATGDSSGTIALGPVCSGPAAEALKAKCQVPEDTLPLPIGLRATDIFVQHLRKYNGGEVPEAITAERGRLVDMVSDMSQYFYGKTVALWGDPDQLVSLTQFLVDLDMRPKYIITGTPGKVFLRRIAEVLGEEDVKKVVVKQGPQADMFYMHQLIKREKVDLLIGNTYGKYISRDEDIPLIRHGFPIIDRVGHQYFPTCGYRGAIRLCEKILDAFLDRQDRDSPEESFELTM encoded by the coding sequence ATGGCACTCTTAAGACATACAACCGACGACGTGATCGAACGTCAAGCCTTGACGGTCAACCCAGCAAAAACCTGCCAACCCATCGGAGCGATGTACGCCGCGCTTGGCATTCATCGCTGTTTGCCACACAGTCACGGATCGCAAGGCTGCTGCAGTTACCACCGCAGCACGCTGAGCCGACACTACAAAGAACCCGCGATGGCAGCAACCAGTTCCTTTACCGAAGGTTCGTCCGTGTTCGGTGGTCAGGCCAACTTGCTGCAAGCGATCAACACGATTTTTTCGGTCTATGACCCAGATGTGATCGCTGTGCATACAACGTGTCTGTCAGAAACGATCGGCGACGACATCCCGCAGATTGCGGAAACGGCAAACAACAAAGGGTTGATCCCGGAAGGCAAAAAGATCATCCACGCGAACACACCGAGTTACGTGGGTGCTCATACCACCGGCTTTGCCAATATGACCAAAGCGATGGTCGACTACTTCGCAACCAGCACCACCGAGGAAAAGGTTGAAGGTCAAATCAACCTGATCCCCGGTTGGGTCGAGCCGGCCGACATGCGTGAAATGAAACGCATCGTCAAGATGATGGGGCTTGAGGGTATCACGTTCCCTGACACCTCCGACGTGCTCGATGCTCCGCTACGAGCCGAATACAAGATGTACCCCGATGGTGGAACAACCGTGGAGCAGCTTGCCGCAACCGGTGATTCGTCAGGAACGATTGCACTTGGACCGGTTTGCAGTGGCCCAGCGGCAGAAGCACTCAAAGCCAAATGCCAAGTCCCCGAGGATACTCTACCGCTTCCGATTGGTCTGCGAGCAACGGATATCTTTGTCCAACATCTTCGCAAATACAACGGCGGCGAGGTTCCTGAAGCCATCACTGCCGAGCGCGGTCGTTTGGTGGATATGGTCTCAGATATGTCACAGTATTTCTATGGAAAAACCGTTGCACTGTGGGGTGACCCCGACCAACTTGTCTCTCTGACGCAGTTCCTTGTCGATCTGGACATGCGTCCCAAGTACATCATCACGGGAACGCCTGGCAAGGTTTTCCTGCGGCGGATCGCTGAGGTTCTCGGTGAAGAGGATGTCAAGAAGGTTGTCGTCAAACAAGGGCCGCAAGCGGACATGTTCTACATGCACCAATTGATTAAGCGAGAAAAGGTGGACTTGTTGATCGGCAATACCTATGGCAAGTACATCTCTCGCGATGAGGATATCCCTCTGATTCGCCACGGCTTTCCGATCATAGATCGTGTCGGTCACCAGTACTTTCCCACGTGCGGCTACCGTGGTGCGATTCGATTGTGTGAAAAAATACTCGACGCATTTCTCGACCGTCAAGATCGCGATTCACCCGAAGAAAGTTTTGAATTGACGATGTGA
- a CDS encoding nitrogenase component I subunit alpha encodes MSTDRINTPDLKTPSEPFEVTTMTAEQIKDELTRQYPSKVKRKRDKQILLNEKIEEADGTLTLPVINANTRTSPGIITQRGCSYAGCKGVIMGPTRDIVNITHGPIGCGFYSWLTRRNQTKPPTDEHDNFMPYSFSTDMHDENIIFGGEKKLKAAIQEAYDLFHPKAIAVFATCPVGLIGDDVHQVCREMKRELSDCNVFAFSCEGYKGVSQSAGHHIANNGVFQHMVGNQKTEPEGKFKINLLGEYNIGGDAFVLEDMFERCGITLLSTFSGNSTVEQFEQSHWAQLNCVMCHRSINYVADMIEKKYGAPWIKVNFIGAKATAKSLRKIAEFFDDAELTARVEKVIEEEYPAVRKAQEEILPRTEGKRAMLFVGGSRAHSYQELFAEIGMKTIAAGYEFAHRDDYEGRKVLPDIKIDADSRNIEELSVEKDEEHFREPQTNADIEELKKGDFFQNYQGMMADMGEKAMIIDDVSHHEAEKLIEMCQPDIFCAGIKEKYAVQKLGVPCKQLHSYDYGGPYAGFQGAIQFYQDIDRMVNSKVKDMIKAPWE; translated from the coding sequence GTGTCTACTGACCGAATCAATACACCTGACCTGAAGACACCGTCGGAGCCTTTTGAGGTCACCACGATGACGGCGGAACAGATCAAAGACGAACTTACTCGGCAATACCCAAGTAAGGTCAAACGCAAGCGGGATAAGCAAATCCTGCTGAATGAAAAGATCGAAGAAGCCGACGGTACATTGACGCTGCCCGTCATCAATGCCAACACACGGACGTCCCCCGGTATCATCACCCAACGTGGCTGCTCCTATGCCGGCTGCAAGGGGGTGATCATGGGACCGACCCGTGACATCGTGAACATCACTCACGGTCCCATCGGTTGCGGATTCTATTCGTGGTTGACTCGGCGGAACCAGACCAAGCCGCCGACCGACGAGCACGATAACTTCATGCCCTATTCCTTCTCGACCGACATGCACGACGAGAATATTATCTTTGGTGGCGAGAAGAAGCTAAAGGCCGCGATCCAGGAAGCCTATGACCTGTTTCACCCCAAGGCGATTGCGGTCTTCGCGACGTGTCCGGTGGGATTGATCGGAGACGATGTGCACCAAGTCTGCCGCGAGATGAAACGAGAACTGAGCGACTGCAACGTGTTCGCGTTCTCTTGCGAAGGTTACAAGGGAGTCAGCCAATCGGCGGGGCACCATATCGCCAACAATGGCGTGTTCCAACATATGGTTGGAAACCAAAAGACGGAACCGGAAGGCAAGTTCAAGATCAACTTGTTGGGCGAGTACAACATCGGTGGTGACGCCTTCGTTCTCGAAGACATGTTTGAGCGATGTGGCATCACGCTGCTATCGACTTTCAGCGGCAACTCCACGGTGGAACAGTTCGAACAATCGCACTGGGCCCAGCTGAACTGCGTGATGTGCCATCGCTCGATTAACTATGTCGCTGACATGATCGAGAAGAAGTATGGTGCACCGTGGATCAAAGTTAACTTCATCGGTGCGAAGGCAACGGCCAAGAGCTTACGCAAAATCGCAGAGTTCTTTGATGATGCGGAATTGACGGCACGGGTCGAAAAGGTGATCGAGGAAGAGTATCCGGCTGTGCGGAAGGCGCAGGAAGAGATCCTGCCTCGCACCGAAGGCAAGCGAGCGATGCTGTTTGTGGGTGGTAGCCGAGCTCATTCCTACCAAGAGTTGTTTGCAGAGATCGGGATGAAAACGATCGCAGCCGGGTATGAGTTTGCACACCGCGACGACTACGAAGGGCGTAAGGTCTTGCCCGATATCAAAATCGATGCGGATAGCCGCAACATTGAAGAATTATCGGTCGAAAAGGACGAAGAACACTTCCGCGAACCGCAGACCAACGCCGATATCGAAGAACTCAAAAAGGGTGACTTCTTCCAAAACTATCAAGGGATGATGGCCGACATGGGCGAGAAGGCGATGATCATCGACGACGTCAGTCACCATGAGGCCGAGAAGCTGATCGAAATGTGCCAGCCCGATATCTTCTGTGCCGGTATCAAGGAAAAGTATGCCGTGCAAAAGCTGGGTGTCCCTTGTAAGCAGTTGCATAGCTACGACTACGGTGGGCCCTACGCGGGATTCCAAGGTGCGATTCAGTTCTATCAGGACATCGATCGTATGGTCAACAGCAAGGTCAAGGACATGATCAAAGCTCCTTGGGAATGA
- the nifE gene encoding nitrogenase iron-molybdenum cofactor biosynthesis protein NifE, which yields MTDNEQVHASMTIQTDIPILEGRKAQIHQKGSQPFNIECEKQSVAGSVSQRACVFCGSRVVLYPIADALHVIHGPIGCAAYTWDIRGAWSSGPQLHRMSFSTDLQEKDVIYGGEKKLYQGLIELVEHYRPKAAFIYSTCIVGLIGDDVEAICRRVTAETGVETIPVHSEGFKGSKKDGYSAACNALGRLVGTGDTSGIRPLSINILGDFNIAGETWVIKDYYERMGVEVVATITGDGRVDDIRRCHGAALNVVQCSGSMSQLATKMKEQYGIPIIRVSYFGIEDMSQALYDVAEYLNDKTVMRKTQDLVRDEVSNLVPQLRRYKKDLKGKRAAVYTGGAFKALSMVRSLRTLGMQTVIAGSQTGNKKDYAQLQEICDDGTVILDDTNPLELAKFLEEKKADLLIGGVKERPIAYKLGLGFCDHNHERKIGLAGFEGMLNFAKEVHGTVTSPVWKLAARRGRLEGATS from the coding sequence ATGACCGACAACGAACAAGTACACGCAAGCATGACCATTCAAACCGATATACCGATACTCGAAGGCCGAAAGGCACAGATTCACCAAAAAGGATCGCAGCCTTTCAATATCGAGTGCGAAAAGCAGAGTGTTGCCGGTTCGGTCAGCCAGCGGGCATGCGTGTTTTGTGGGTCACGGGTGGTTCTTTATCCCATCGCTGATGCCTTGCATGTGATCCATGGTCCCATCGGCTGTGCCGCCTACACGTGGGACATTCGTGGTGCATGGTCGAGTGGCCCGCAACTCCACCGGATGAGTTTTTCGACCGATCTGCAAGAAAAGGATGTGATCTATGGTGGCGAAAAAAAACTGTATCAGGGCCTCATCGAACTGGTTGAACACTATCGTCCCAAGGCCGCGTTTATCTACAGCACCTGCATCGTGGGGCTGATTGGTGACGATGTCGAGGCGATCTGTCGACGCGTGACCGCAGAGACCGGCGTCGAAACGATCCCCGTGCACTCCGAAGGTTTTAAAGGGTCCAAGAAAGATGGCTATTCGGCTGCTTGCAACGCTCTAGGCCGACTCGTCGGGACGGGAGACACATCGGGTATTCGTCCGCTTTCCATCAACATTCTTGGCGACTTCAACATCGCCGGCGAAACCTGGGTGATCAAAGACTACTACGAGCGGATGGGGGTTGAAGTGGTCGCGACCATCACGGGGGATGGGCGAGTCGACGACATTCGGCGCTGCCATGGCGCGGCGTTAAACGTGGTTCAGTGTTCGGGATCCATGTCGCAACTCGCAACCAAGATGAAAGAACAGTACGGCATTCCCATCATTCGGGTGTCCTACTTCGGTATCGAGGATATGAGTCAAGCACTGTATGACGTGGCGGAGTACCTGAATGACAAAACCGTGATGAGGAAGACACAGGATTTGGTTCGAGACGAAGTGTCCAACTTAGTGCCGCAACTTCGGCGGTACAAGAAGGATCTGAAAGGGAAACGAGCAGCGGTTTACACCGGTGGAGCCTTCAAAGCGTTGTCGATGGTGCGCTCGCTTCGGACCCTTGGTATGCAAACGGTGATCGCGGGTTCACAAACCGGAAACAAGAAAGACTACGCTCAATTGCAAGAAATTTGTGATGATGGGACTGTCATTCTTGATGACACCAACCCGTTGGAACTCGCTAAGTTCCTTGAAGAAAAGAAGGCGGACTTGCTGATCGGTGGCGTCAAGGAACGTCCGATCGCATACAAGCTCGGACTTGGGTTTTGTGATCACAACCACGAACGAAAGATCGGGCTCGCTGGTTTCGAAGGCATGCTCAACTTTGCCAAGGAAGTTCATGGGACGGTAACCAGTCCGGTATGGAAATTGGCGGCACGACGCGGACGACTCGAAGGAGCAACGTCATGA
- a CDS encoding nitrogenase component 1: protein MIQALPVSQHFTATRNACKLCTPLGACLAFSGVEGAIPFLHGSQGCSTYIRRYMISHFREPMDIASSNFGEHTAIFGGGKNIRLGLANVIEGYSPTMIGIATTCLSETIGDDVKMFLHEFRKDHEGEALPHLVHVATPSYTGTHASGYHDAVRAIVDVLAQPGPTIKGVVNLIPGMFSPADLRWLKQVVRDFGLEPILLPDYSDRLDGGTWSEYKKLPPGGTTIEQAARMGQAEATIEFGFTTQESSSAGTRLKDKFGVPCHRLGVPMGVALTDALFDKLQEISGRTTPECYLGRRGRLIDSFIDAHKYVTGKRVVVFGEEDLVVGMTAMMAEVGLIPVLCSSGGKSGKLTDAIRSVAPEIAAQCEIHEAVDFEEIADQARQLEPDLLVGNSKGFKLARELHRPLIRVGFPIHDRIGGARILHLGYAGAQARFDSIANSLLEMRQHDSDVDFTYF from the coding sequence ATGATTCAAGCACTCCCCGTTTCCCAGCATTTCACAGCGACCCGAAACGCCTGCAAACTCTGTACACCTTTGGGAGCCTGTTTGGCTTTCAGTGGTGTCGAAGGGGCGATTCCATTCCTGCACGGATCTCAAGGCTGCTCGACCTACATTCGACGGTACATGATTAGCCATTTTCGTGAACCCATGGATATCGCGTCGTCAAACTTTGGAGAGCATACAGCGATCTTCGGGGGTGGCAAGAATATCCGACTTGGTCTCGCTAACGTGATCGAAGGCTACAGTCCAACGATGATTGGAATTGCGACGACGTGTCTGTCGGAAACGATTGGTGACGATGTCAAGATGTTTTTGCATGAGTTTCGAAAGGACCACGAAGGCGAGGCATTGCCGCATTTGGTCCACGTCGCGACGCCAAGCTACACCGGCACCCATGCGTCGGGATACCATGATGCAGTCCGTGCGATTGTCGATGTGCTCGCTCAGCCAGGGCCAACGATCAAGGGCGTCGTGAACCTTATTCCTGGGATGTTTTCCCCCGCCGACTTGCGTTGGCTCAAGCAAGTGGTGCGAGATTTCGGACTCGAGCCGATTTTGTTGCCTGACTATTCCGATCGACTCGACGGCGGAACGTGGAGCGAATACAAGAAACTGCCACCGGGTGGAACCACGATCGAACAAGCCGCTCGGATGGGGCAAGCCGAAGCGACGATCGAGTTTGGTTTTACGACCCAAGAATCTTCGAGTGCGGGAACACGACTGAAGGACAAGTTTGGCGTTCCTTGTCATCGACTCGGCGTTCCCATGGGAGTCGCTCTGACGGATGCTCTGTTTGATAAACTGCAAGAAATCAGCGGTCGGACGACCCCCGAATGCTACCTGGGTCGCCGTGGCCGGCTGATCGATTCCTTCATCGATGCTCACAAGTACGTTACAGGAAAACGAGTCGTCGTGTTCGGTGAAGAAGACCTCGTTGTCGGCATGACGGCGATGATGGCAGAGGTCGGCCTGATTCCCGTGTTGTGCTCATCGGGCGGCAAAAGTGGAAAGCTGACCGATGCGATCCGAAGCGTCGCTCCCGAGATCGCCGCACAGTGCGAGATTCATGAAGCGGTCGACTTTGAAGAAATCGCCGATCAAGCACGCCAGCTTGAGCCCGATTTGTTGGTTGGAAACAGCAAGGGATTCAAACTGGCACGCGAGCTTCATCGCCCGCTGATCCGAGTCGGCTTCCCCATCCACGATCGCATCGGTGGTGCGCGAATCTTGCATCTCGGATATGCCGGAGCCCAAGCTCGGTTCGATTCGATCGCGAACAGTTTGCTGGAAATGCGTCAGCATGATTCGGACGTTGACTTTACCTACTTTTGA
- a CDS encoding sigma-54-dependent Fis family transcriptional regulator — MEVLTNCAEGCPVHADLASATSCAELRGRREVERSTLLQIARLLSDRPGQQQTLLEIVDTIEQKLAVLNVTVMMLTIDGQRLELEATRSPVSVAPGKVAYGRGEGVIGRVLKQGRAEIVPDIGKEPHFRNRIHERTPRQLEATSFVCVPIIVEGETVGTLSADLKTKDVEALKDNAETLGIIASMIAYDVNGRRTRRLEREMLELQNLQLRDALEERFRPSNMIGGSKPMRQLYTKIQQVASSDTTVLIRGESGTGKELVATAIHCTSVRAKKPLVKVNCAALNENLLESELFGHEKGAFTGAVEQRHGRIEEAEGGTLFLDEVGEFSPVIQVKLLRVLQERQYERVGSSVTRTANVRIVAATNRDLEEAVREGRFRQDLYYRINVFPVHLPPLRKRRGDIMALADHFVEKFSKRMDRSIKRISTPAINTLMMYHWPGNVRELENCLEHAVLLAQDGVIHSHNFPPSIRMPDETGASESFSLSTRVAALERDMISDSLKRSGGNMAAAARELGISSRIIRYKVRNLGIDWASEA, encoded by the coding sequence CAGATTGCTCGTTTGCTGTCAGATCGGCCAGGCCAGCAGCAGACGCTCTTGGAAATCGTTGACACGATCGAACAGAAGTTGGCGGTGCTGAATGTCACGGTCATGATGCTGACGATCGACGGTCAACGGCTAGAGTTGGAGGCGACCCGCAGCCCGGTATCGGTTGCGCCGGGGAAGGTCGCGTATGGTCGAGGGGAAGGAGTGATCGGCCGTGTGTTGAAACAGGGACGAGCCGAAATTGTTCCTGATATCGGTAAGGAACCGCATTTTCGCAATCGGATCCATGAGCGAACGCCGCGCCAGTTGGAGGCAACTTCGTTTGTGTGCGTTCCCATCATCGTCGAGGGTGAGACGGTGGGTACGTTGTCGGCCGACCTGAAAACAAAGGATGTCGAAGCATTGAAGGATAATGCAGAAACATTGGGAATCATTGCCAGCATGATTGCCTATGACGTCAACGGCAGACGAACACGTCGGCTCGAGCGAGAGATGCTGGAACTGCAAAACTTGCAACTCCGCGATGCTTTAGAAGAGCGATTTCGACCGAGCAATATGATTGGTGGTTCGAAGCCGATGCGTCAGCTTTATACGAAGATCCAGCAAGTTGCGAGCAGCGACACCACGGTGTTGATTCGAGGCGAGTCGGGGACGGGAAAAGAGTTGGTTGCCACCGCGATCCATTGCACGAGCGTAAGGGCGAAGAAACCGCTGGTGAAAGTCAACTGTGCCGCGTTAAATGAAAATCTGCTCGAGAGCGAGTTGTTTGGTCACGAGAAGGGAGCCTTTACGGGCGCGGTCGAGCAGCGGCACGGGCGCATCGAGGAAGCAGAGGGCGGTACGCTTTTCCTTGATGAAGTGGGAGAGTTTTCGCCCGTGATCCAAGTGAAACTGTTGCGAGTTTTGCAGGAGCGTCAGTATGAACGCGTCGGTAGCAGCGTGACTCGGACCGCCAACGTACGAATTGTCGCAGCGACCAATCGTGACTTGGAAGAGGCCGTTCGGGAGGGACGGTTTCGACAGGACCTTTACTATCGTATTAACGTTTTTCCGGTACATCTGCCCCCACTTCGGAAACGCCGTGGTGACATTATGGCTTTGGCCGACCATTTCGTAGAGAAGTTTTCAAAGCGAATGGATCGTTCCATCAAACGAATCAGCACACCCGCGATCAACACGCTGATGATGTACCATTGGCCGGGGAACGTTCGCGAGCTCGAGAATTGTTTGGAGCATGCCGTTTTGCTCGCCCAAGACGGTGTGATCCATAGCCACAATTTTCCTCCATCGATAAGAATGCCAGATGAAACCGGTGCGTCAGAGTCCTTTTCTTTGAGCACACGCGTGGCGGCGTTGGAACGCGACATGATCAGTGACTCGCTCAAACGGAGCGGCGGTAACATGGCGGCCGCGGCAAGAGAACTTGGCATCAGTTCTCGCATCATCCGTTACAAGGTCCGCAATCTCGGCATCGACTGGGCGTCGGAAGCGTAG